Proteins found in one Bicyclus anynana chromosome 24, ilBicAnyn1.1, whole genome shotgun sequence genomic segment:
- the LOC112052419 gene encoding uncharacterized protein LOC112052419 produces the protein MAPLLGVAETLGQKHRKYNELVNDAIKNNPNQEISAINHEESDLDNLFKIDVACSSRNVEFILQTLKCDDMLYVSRAIKKSTWLLTEEKYSHIINPAYLHSQLYPQMTSKAFNKLILHIRLNLRDEQRVEDFFNYYQQIDLIKAFNWLSHCSIPFIEKIIRNHAEDIPRRLWKRLYEKSITCLELLLQYDKSTYYRDHVIAPGLFFLNKHDENYEKFLNIIESVDKTGDAPMLGPKYTKIIMEKNPERIKNNLEKYDYILNIPVFAKYLKQDEVKEFVLTHIKNKETRSLFTFKKIKYFLNQLPSEERFDFVQKLFIEKSYADEKLDSKTWDDIVEYCNLPLKGKLSSSKNIYSWYVYAPFNKAMADLIQLIRKESNPTERLWILRVLLTCADKNRENILKLLKYYHENHINEAFLYKVQFVNHLITKTDTHRYDEEAWGLLNDLFNSLEVYTRSKDSVETCVKSIFFYNLIHDNNIPEMIENKIDFESYIEYEYRESLKKFNTEEREKIFNYLYKYYFSKITNHVMNEDDFNNTVEGILNILKVMDIWHKDLKEYPLVLRKVTELAIMKTENSWSRDFSEIYNFRKSWRKLFFPESIVLSFSQNTCINALKHNPELLDNYWRQLNSRINDNTKKNVKENFDKFHSKLRIYWNRSLAESFKATFTQNFNQSKLHKASVRGQCILLSPKDMQEFIQKYAPKETKIVSSQVQDMELSIRKNIATCMHRGRPHPPLEIVLLYAKGDYLKYVLPSLNAIFYNISCNQIRKYIPKLLNSPVSLQKHGIRIVFAKLNHKELTEMFPIIWKSNKNKSIRKTIFCETYKSICRQIDETAILKMWEMLTMFIDDLTFEENKKIYVTLSQTEKVPLSIKPEFYMKGYEFLKKIPPKANCDNLIKNMNKEMPKVIEFLDVDFMSAIFLENMDKKFAKRRYDLYDKVATYLLCTKSESVQSERYEKLFEPLIDRAIDMWNEEYKNTYYTRQNLFEILTEMSTQFEGLVLQKKMVIPVAMYHALLNKLQSSLSIKDNYVLITYVKLSLGYIQSIYNVAKCTDSIEKENFNNLLMKSAPSFGFLCSEYLKDDIEKHSSSVYVIFAHVLNEIIRNHKEHDIVYKMTVLKYILESSDLTERYALVAQLIPEYNFITEDDEKVLKLELLNKIGSCQSKEASYWHARMKDFYF, from the coding sequence ATGGCGCCACTTTTAGGAGTAGCCGAGACCTTGGGACAAAAGCATAGAAAATACAACGAACTAGTAAACGATGCGATCAAAAACAATCCAAATCAAGAAATCTCCGCAATAAATCACGAAGAGTCAGATTTGgataatctatttaaaatagaTGTAGCGTGCAGCAGTAGAAATGTTGAATTCATTCTTCAAACACTCAAATGTGATGACATGTTATATGTATCTCGAGCTATCAAGAAATCGACCTGGTTATTGACCGAAGAGAAATACTCACACATCATAAATCCTGCATACTTGCATAGCCAACTATATCCACAGATGACATCAAAAGCATTTAACAAACTCATTCTACACATTAGACTTAATTTAAGAGACGAACAACGTGTTGAAGACTTCTTCAACTACTACCAAcaaatagatttaattaaagCATTTAACTGGCTTTCACATTGCTCGATTCCCtttattgaaaaaatcattCGCAATCATGCTGAAGATATACCAAGACGCTTATGGAAAagattatatgaaaaatcaatCACTTGTcttgaattattattacaatatgaTAAAAGCACTTATTATAGAGATCACGTGATAGCACcaggacttttttttttaaataaacatgacgaaaattatgaaaagttCTTAAATATTATAGAATCGGTAGATAAAACAGGTGATGCACCAATGTTAGGCccgaaatatacaaaaattattatggAGAAAAATCCagaaagaataaagaataatcttgaaaaatatgattACATACTTAATATTCCAGTTTTCgcgaaatatttaaaacaagacGAGGTTAAGGAGTTTGTATTAACGCAcatcaaaaataaagaaacacgCTCATTGTtcacctttaaaaaaattaaatactttttgaacCAGTTGCCGTCTGAGGAAAGATTTGACTTTGTACAGAaactttttatagaaaaatcttATGCTGATGAAAAGCTTGATAGTAAAACCTGGGACGATATAGTAGAGTATTGTAATCTACCTCTAAAAGGAAAATTATCATCGTCGAAAAATATATACAGCTGGTACGTTTACGCACCATTTAACAAGGCTATGGCAGATTTGATACAGTTGATTCGTAAAGAATCAAACCCTACTGAAAGATTATGGATATTACGTGTATTACTTACATGTGCAGACAAGAATCgtgaaaatatacttaaactattaaaatattaccatGAAAATCACATCAACGAAGCTTTTCTGTATAAAGTTCAGTTTGTCAATCACTTGATTACCAAGACGGATACTCATCGATATGACGAAGAAGCTTGGGGTTTATTAAATGATCTTTTTAACAGCTTGGAAGTCTACACTAGATCTAAAGATAGTGTGGAAACGTGtgttaaatctatatttttttacaacctTATCCATGACAACAATATCCCtgaaatgatagaaaataaaattgattttgaatcTTATATAGAATATGAATATAGAGAGTCACTAAAAAAGTTTAACACAgaagaaagagaaaaaatattcaactacttatacaaatattatttttcaaaaattacaaACCATGTTATGAATGAAGACGATTTTAATAACACTGTAgaaggtattttaaacattttaaaagttatggATATTTGGCACAAAGATCTTAAAGAATATCCGTTGGTTCTGCGAAAAGTAACAGAACTTGCTATTATGAAAACAGAAAACTCTTGGAGCCGTGATTTTTcagaaatatacaattttagaaAATCCTGGAGAAAGCTCTTCTTTCCCGAATCTATTGTATTGAGTTTCAGCCAAAATACTTGCATTAATGCTCTTAAACATAATCCAGAACTGTTGGATAATTATTGgagacaactaaattcacgcaTAAATGATAATACAAAAAAGAACGTTAAAGAAAACTTTGACAAATTCCACAGTAAACTCCGAATTTATTGGAACAGATCTTTAGCAGAATCATTCAAAGCAACTTTCACACAAAACTTCAATCAAAGTAAGCTTCACAAGGCTTCTGTGAGAGGACAATGCATATTATTGTCGCCGAAAGACATGCAGGAATTCATACAAAAGTATGCACCAAAAGAAACGAAAATTGTCTCCAGCCAAGTTCAAGATATGGAACTGAGCATCCGTAAGAACATCGCTACATGTATGCACCGAGGAAGACCGCATCCTCCGCTagaaattgtattattatacgCTAAAGgagattatttaaaatatgtgctaccttcactgaacgcaatattttataacattagttgCAATCAAATTAGAAAGTATATTCCAAAACTGCTTAACTCACCAGTTTCGTTACAAAAACATGGCATTAGAATTGTTTTTGCTAAGCTAAATCATAAAGAACTTACAGAAATGTTTCCAATTATTtggaaatctaataaaaataagagcATTCGAAAGACGATCTTCTGTGAAACTTATAAAAGTATTTGTAGACAAATTGATGAAACTGCGATTTTGAAAATGTGGGAGATGTTGACCATGTTTATAGATGATTTAACTTttgaggaaaataaaaaaatatacgtaacTCTAAGTCAAACTGAAAAAGTGCCCCTTTCCATCAAACCAGAATTTTATATGAAGGGCTATGagttcttgaaaaaaataccacCCAAAGCAAATTGCGAcaatcttataaaaaatatgaacaaagAAATGCCTAAAGTCATCGAGTTTTTAGACGTTGACTTCATGTCAgcaatatttttagaaaatatggACAAAAAATTTGCAAAGAGAAGATATGACTTATATGACAAAGTAGCTACGTATTTGTTATGTACAAAATCGGAATCAGTACAAAGTGAGCGTTATGAAAAATTATTCGAGCCACTAATAGACAGAGCTATAGACATGTGGAACGaggaatacaaaaatacttactatACGAGACAAAACTTATTCGAGATATTAACTGAAATGTCTACGCAATTTGAAGGCTTAGTTTTGCAGAAAAAAATGGTGATTCCGGTCGCCATGTATCACGCTTTGCTAAACAAACTTCAAAGCAGCTTATCAATAAAAGATAACTATGTTCTAATAACATACGTTAAGTTGTCGTTAGGGTACATTCAAAGCATTTACAATGTTGCAAAATGTACAGATTCTATAGAaaaggaaaattttaataatctgcTTATGAAATCAGCGCCTAGCTTTGGATTTTTGTGTTCAGAATACCTAAAGGATGATATAGAAAAACATTCGTCCAGTGTCTACGTTATATTTGCACacgttttaaatgaaattattcgTAATCATAAAGAACATGATATAGTTTACAAAATGACAGTATTAAAGTATATACTTGAAAGCAGTGATTTGACTGAACGATACGCATTAGTGGCACAATTGATTCCAGAATATAATTTCATTACTGAGGACGATGAAAAAGTCCTAAAACTTgagttgttaaataaaataggcaGCTGTCAGTCGAAGGAGGCGAGTTATTGGCATGCCAGAATgaaggatttttatttttaa